One genomic window of Thalassolituus hydrocarboniclasticus includes the following:
- a CDS encoding response regulator transcription factor — MTQVLLVEDDPQLSRDVAFYLTQAGYQVEAIDRGDWAMSHPDVHNGRFDLAVLDLGLPGAPGLQVLQHWRAQGILMPVLILTARNSWQERVDGLNAGADDYLGKPFRKEELLARLEAMRRRLQQDGQLRLTVYGLTLDEERQKVMLNEQRQEQELTATEFSMLRLLMQKAGKPVSKQQLLDSHYGWQEEKDDNLVEVYIRRLRRKIGEQRIRTLRGQGYVLQQGDN; from the coding sequence ATGACACAGGTTTTACTGGTAGAAGATGATCCGCAATTAAGCCGCGATGTGGCTTTTTATTTAACCCAGGCCGGTTATCAGGTTGAAGCCATTGACCGTGGCGACTGGGCGATGAGCCATCCGGATGTACATAACGGCCGCTTTGATCTGGCCGTGCTGGATCTCGGCCTGCCGGGTGCGCCGGGGTTGCAGGTTTTGCAGCACTGGCGTGCACAGGGCATTCTGATGCCGGTATTAATTCTGACTGCGCGCAACAGCTGGCAGGAGCGGGTCGATGGCCTGAATGCCGGTGCCGATGATTATCTGGGTAAACCCTTCCGCAAAGAAGAGCTGCTGGCGCGCCTGGAAGCCATGCGCCGCCGTCTGCAGCAGGATGGCCAGTTACGCTTAACCGTTTATGGGCTGACACTGGATGAAGAGCGGCAAAAAGTTATGCTGAACGAGCAGCGGCAGGAGCAGGAGCTGACCGCCACCGAGTTCAGTATGCTGCGCCTGTTAATGCAAAAAGCCGGAAAACCGGTTTCCAAACAGCAGTTGCTCGACAGTCACTATGGCTGGCAGGAAGAAAAAGATGACAATCTGGTGGAGGTTTATATCCGCCGTCTGCGGCGTAAAATCGGCGAGCAGCGTATCCGCACCCTGCGTGGTCAGGGTTATGTATTACAGCAGGGGGATAACTGA
- a CDS encoding sensor histidine kinase: protein MWSLSARLLRYMVSGQMLVLLFMLLAAGIALNIAAQDYFKSRLEHDRDLLLNELSWTGPIPEIEHEHLTPVFNQPFSGHYFQINSDDDLLLSVSLQGIRLRDEHIHDVKEGEPQWHWQPFEQGQYLYVLSQTLKQGDRHLHVQVGEDFQPIINAFLHAFFWLAGLFSLLLTGLFLWQRRLLMRTLQPFSQISSQLKQLAQQDIEQLPRPAMQELTGLVNEINALGERTRERLNRARLASGNLSHSLKTPLAILANRLSDMQEQNGGAEQQNLTEARELVERMGQQIDNEMKRARIAGLMSRAPKIELNEMFDQLLLTLKKLYPHIQLQCHMAAAIRYPGDREDIIELFGNLLDNACKWAQSAVDVDIRVAEGQLRVCICDDGPGIAEEKIPGLINPGERLDETVKGYGLGLAIVSDIVAQYQGRLQLKNRPLNNGRGGLQVTVTLPY from the coding sequence ATGTGGTCTCTGTCGGCGCGTCTGTTGCGCTATATGGTCAGCGGTCAGATGCTGGTGCTGTTGTTTATGTTGCTGGCCGCCGGTATTGCACTGAATATTGCCGCACAGGATTACTTTAAAAGCCGCCTCGAACATGACCGTGATTTATTGCTGAATGAACTGAGCTGGACCGGCCCGATACCCGAAATCGAGCATGAGCATTTAACTCCGGTCTTTAATCAGCCCTTTTCCGGTCATTATTTTCAGATCAACAGTGACGATGATTTACTGCTGTCGGTTTCGCTGCAGGGCATCAGGCTGCGCGATGAACATATTCACGATGTGAAAGAAGGCGAGCCGCAATGGCACTGGCAGCCGTTTGAGCAGGGCCAGTATTTATATGTTCTGAGTCAGACCCTGAAACAGGGTGATCGCCACCTGCATGTACAGGTGGGCGAGGATTTTCAGCCCATTATTAATGCTTTTCTGCATGCGTTTTTCTGGCTTGCCGGTTTATTTTCATTGTTACTGACCGGGCTTTTTCTGTGGCAGCGGCGCTTGCTGATGCGTACGCTGCAGCCTTTCAGTCAGATCAGTTCCCAGCTTAAACAACTGGCACAACAGGATATTGAGCAACTGCCGCGCCCGGCTATGCAGGAGCTGACCGGACTGGTGAATGAAATTAATGCACTGGGTGAGCGCACCCGTGAACGGCTTAACCGGGCCCGTCTGGCATCGGGCAATTTATCCCATTCGTTAAAAACCCCGCTGGCTATTCTGGCTAACCGCCTGAGCGATATGCAGGAACAGAACGGCGGTGCTGAGCAGCAGAATCTGACTGAGGCGCGGGAACTGGTCGAGCGCATGGGGCAACAGATTGATAACGAAATGAAGCGCGCACGTATTGCCGGACTGATGAGCCGGGCACCGAAAATTGAGCTGAATGAAATGTTTGATCAGTTGCTGCTGACCCTGAAAAAACTGTATCCGCATATTCAGTTGCAGTGTCATATGGCAGCCGCAATCCGTTATCCCGGGGACCGTGAAGATATCATCGAACTCTTCGGTAATTTACTGGATAACGCCTGCAAATGGGCGCAGTCAGCTGTCGACGTGGATATCCGTGTGGCTGAGGGACAGCTGCGGGTCTGTATCTGTGATGACGGGCCGGGAATTGCAGAAGAAAAAATTCCCGGACTGATTAATCCGGGCGAAAGACTGGACGAAACGGTTAAAGGCTATGGTTTGGGACTGGCCATTGTCAGCGATATCGTGGCGCAGTATCAGGGCAGGCTGCAGCTCAAAAACCGGCCGTTAAATAACGGCCGCGGAGGTTTGCAGGTAACGGTTACTCTGCCGTACTGA
- a CDS encoding DUF3240 family protein, translated as MTDVLLTLSTRPQQAEAIADWLLEQNLPGFTSWQAFGHSNRNEQLSLSEQIQGKQKRTVISLHLPPQRADALLQQLAAAFPQYDIHYWLQPLLACGALNPYLSTAE; from the coding sequence ATGACTGATGTATTGCTGACCCTTTCTACCCGGCCACAGCAGGCAGAAGCGATTGCTGACTGGTTACTGGAACAGAACCTGCCTGGCTTTACCTCGTGGCAGGCTTTTGGTCACAGTAACCGCAACGAACAGTTAAGCCTGAGCGAACAGATACAGGGAAAACAGAAACGTACAGTAATCAGCCTGCACCTGCCGCCGCAACGGGCAGATGCTCTGCTGCAGCAGCTGGCTGCTGCTTTTCCACAGTACGATATTCATTACTGGCTGCAGCCACTGCTTGCCTGCGGTGCATTAAATCCGTATCTCAGTACGGCAGAGTAA
- a CDS encoding metallophosphoesterase, which produces MLIQPRLLRLGKNPKGRDFVVGDLHGCVPALHAQLQRMGFDKNHDRLICTGDLVDRGPQSPEALALLDEPWFFAVIGNHEQLLYEAFREDNATSRELILQHGGDWILQHDKSLWDDWFRRIEQLPLAIELINHHDESVAVIHADFPLADWQDFDQLDNHLAERAIWAREPFKQKTAGNIAGIDWIIYGHNVTEHELRIGNRLYIDSGAFLARDFIIKDIDQL; this is translated from the coding sequence ATGCTGATTCAGCCACGCCTGCTTCGTTTAGGTAAAAACCCCAAAGGCCGCGACTTTGTTGTCGGCGACCTGCACGGTTGTGTGCCTGCGCTGCACGCCCAGCTGCAACGTATGGGTTTTGATAAAAATCACGACCGCCTGATTTGCACCGGCGATCTGGTCGACCGCGGGCCGCAATCTCCCGAAGCGCTGGCACTGCTCGATGAGCCCTGGTTTTTTGCGGTTATTGGCAACCATGAGCAACTGCTGTACGAAGCCTTCCGCGAAGATAATGCCACCTCACGCGAGCTGATTTTACAGCACGGTGGTGACTGGATTCTGCAACACGATAAAAGCCTGTGGGACGACTGGTTCCGCCGTATAGAACAACTGCCGCTGGCGATTGAATTAATCAACCACCACGACGAAAGCGTGGCGGTTATTCACGCCGATTTCCCCCTCGCCGACTGGCAGGATTTTGACCAGCTGGATAATCATCTGGCCGAGCGCGCCATCTGGGCACGCGAGCCGTTTAAACAGAAAACGGCTGGCAATATTGCCGGAATCGACTGGATTATTTACGGCCATAACGTAACCGAGCACGAGCTGCGTATCGGCAACCGTCTGTATATTGATTCCGGGGCGTTTTTAGCGCGCGATTTTATAATTAAAGATATTGATCAGCTCTGA
- a CDS encoding mannose-1-phosphate guanylyltransferase/mannose-6-phosphate isomerase gives MIIPVILAGGTGTRLWPLSTRDCPKQFLPLLDPERSLLQQTLLRAQDLLQRLGQPAVEPVIVCHEAQRFLAAEQCRALNIRAQIVLEDEGRNTAQALALAAQHLAHNSQKPAEHREQTLMLAMPADQTLSNNAVLAQAIVSLQAQVSQGAAGIFGIEPDYAATGFGYLRKDASGQVVEFREKPDVHTAAQWLAANTRQQAGWLWNSGIFFWQVQAFLQRLSEYQPALFAATQEAMAQAQQDLDFIRPATGPLQQCPHLPVDIALLEPLSAIAQAVVAAPLVNSGWNDIGNWQALSELGEADAQGNIVHNSAAAHGRFQHSHNNYLHSSSGRDIALLGVQDLLVVDTADALLIAHKDQAQQVGSLALAANAGKTEPRLVYRPWGSYEVLHPGDGYKIKRLRVKSGGRLSLQRHRFRAEHWVVVRGEATVIRERAGVRTSEVLHANESTFIALGDIHSLENNGDILLEMIEVQSGDYLAEDDIERLQDVYGRK, from the coding sequence ATGATCATTCCTGTCATTCTTGCCGGTGGTACAGGTACACGGCTGTGGCCGCTGTCTACCCGTGATTGCCCCAAGCAGTTTCTGCCGCTGCTCGATCCTGAACGGTCGCTGCTGCAGCAAACCCTGCTGCGCGCGCAGGATCTGTTGCAGCGGCTCGGCCAGCCAGCGGTGGAGCCTGTTATTGTCTGCCATGAGGCGCAGCGTTTTCTCGCCGCCGAACAATGCCGGGCGCTGAATATCCGTGCGCAGATTGTGCTGGAAGACGAGGGGCGCAATACCGCCCAGGCTCTGGCGCTGGCGGCGCAGCATCTGGCGCATAATTCACAGAAGCCCGCGGAACATCGTGAACAGACGCTGATGCTGGCGATGCCCGCCGATCAGACGCTGAGCAATAACGCGGTATTGGCACAGGCGATTGTGTCGTTGCAGGCACAGGTCAGCCAGGGCGCCGCCGGTATTTTTGGTATTGAGCCTGACTATGCCGCAACGGGGTTTGGCTATTTACGTAAAGATGCGAGCGGGCAGGTTGTGGAATTCCGCGAAAAACCCGATGTGCACACCGCTGCACAATGGCTGGCGGCTAATACCCGGCAACAGGCTGGCTGGTTATGGAACAGCGGTATTTTTTTCTGGCAGGTTCAGGCTTTTTTACAGCGCCTGAGCGAATATCAGCCAGCGCTGTTTGCTGCAACGCAGGAAGCGATGGCACAGGCGCAGCAGGATCTTGATTTTATCCGTCCGGCCACCGGACCTTTGCAACAATGCCCGCATTTACCCGTGGATATTGCCCTGCTTGAACCGCTCAGTGCGATTGCGCAGGCGGTGGTTGCGGCACCACTGGTTAACAGCGGCTGGAATGATATTGGTAACTGGCAGGCGCTCAGCGAACTGGGGGAGGCCGATGCACAGGGAAATATTGTGCACAACAGCGCAGCCGCTCACGGACGTTTTCAACACAGCCACAATAATTATCTGCACAGCAGCAGCGGGCGCGATATTGCGTTATTGGGTGTACAGGATTTATTAGTGGTGGATACCGCCGATGCCCTGCTGATTGCGCATAAAGATCAGGCACAACAGGTGGGGTCACTGGCACTTGCCGCCAACGCGGGTAAAACAGAACCACGACTGGTATATCGCCCCTGGGGCAGTTATGAAGTTCTGCATCCGGGCGACGGGTATAAAATCAAGCGTCTGCGGGTAAAAAGCGGTGGGCGTTTATCGCTGCAGCGTCACCGTTTTCGCGCCGAGCACTGGGTAGTGGTGCGCGGTGAAGCAACGGTTATCCGCGAGCGTGCGGGTGTGCGCACAAGCGAAGTTCTGCACGCTAACGAATCGACATTTATTGCGCTGGGCGATATTCACTCGCTGGAAAATAACGGCGATATTCTTCTGGAAATGATCGAAGTTCAGTCCGGAGATTATCTTGCAGAAGATGATATCGAACGGCTGCAGGACGTTTATGGCAGAAAATAA
- a CDS encoding RluA family pseudouridine synthase produces the protein MSKTAPDKGFELCWHEHQAISLRASVLLAYHHWSEDQVAAAQALGAVCVNGVVEYDDTELQPGDNISLLLPDHQEEAVDTGWKILWQNQELTAVHKPAPLPVSRTTRNLFNTLISLFRRATVHKDAHLLHRLDAETSGIILLANYAHADKKWKKKLERLIERKVYHALVYDVPDWQHYECQTFLAEKTDSAIRSQMHVVAEDETDTVKSPKLATTRFRVLKTFNGYSLIECELLSGRKHQIRAQLAHLGYPIIGDKIYSHNGRFYLKRLQQDLSADDYAQLGAEHHLLHAFELQLNTATGDHRDEVVIYDKDYPKAWLPYLQGASF, from the coding sequence GTGAGTAAAACCGCCCCCGACAAAGGCTTTGAGCTGTGCTGGCACGAGCATCAGGCGATCAGCCTGCGTGCCTCGGTGCTGCTGGCCTATCACCACTGGTCAGAGGATCAGGTGGCGGCAGCTCAGGCGCTGGGGGCTGTGTGTGTTAATGGCGTGGTTGAGTACGACGATACTGAATTACAGCCAGGCGATAACATCAGTCTGTTGTTGCCCGATCATCAGGAAGAGGCGGTTGATACGGGCTGGAAAATACTCTGGCAAAATCAGGAGTTAACGGCCGTGCATAAACCGGCACCGCTGCCGGTATCGCGTACTACGCGTAATTTATTTAATACCCTGATCAGTCTGTTCCGCCGGGCTACAGTGCATAAAGACGCGCATTTATTGCACCGCCTGGATGCCGAAACCTCGGGCATTATTCTGCTGGCTAACTATGCCCATGCCGATAAAAAGTGGAAGAAAAAACTGGAGCGCTTAATTGAGCGTAAGGTTTACCACGCGCTGGTTTATGACGTTCCCGACTGGCAGCATTATGAGTGTCAGACCTTTCTGGCAGAAAAAACCGACAGTGCTATCCGTTCGCAGATGCATGTGGTGGCAGAGGATGAAACCGATACGGTTAAAAGCCCGAAGCTGGCAACCACCCGGTTCCGTGTATTAAAAACCTTTAATGGTTACAGCCTGATTGAGTGTGAGCTGCTGAGCGGGCGTAAGCATCAGATCCGCGCACAGCTGGCACATCTGGGTTATCCGATTATCGGCGATAAAATCTACAGCCATAATGGCCGCTTTTATTTAAAGCGCCTGCAACAGGATTTAAGCGCAGACGATTATGCCCAGCTGGGGGCAGAGCATCATTTACTGCACGCCTTTGAATTACAGCTGAATACTGCGACGGGCGATCACCGCGATGAGGTGGTGATTTATGATAAAGACTATCCCAAAGCCTGGCTGCCTTATCTGCAAGGCGCTTCTTTCTGA